The Neospora caninum Liverpool complete genome, chromosome X genome includes a region encoding these proteins:
- a CDS encoding Serine/threonine protein phosphatase, related, with the protein MCVHTLSLPRGALKKNLGVSAEAIPQESLGAAPPGQAAFASHTRGSEHGASSPVQRVPSRRPPSFSPPSPASAVSQEPRLSESSAVSADSVPSSLPSRSSSTLSPAPSSSGVWASLQSSHRIPVQMVGARAAVKSISVGNQTLLLALDTQTEGVRLFLSNSTACTQPPSLPRSASSSPLGAKASDRKLLSESTKRVESSAAAPAGRARERDGEAAAHATRGPEGDFVKILFKTLPFLRSRGKTRNSRVKGGQKRECYDPRRSGLAAWCLNRRQACNFLSDAPFQCRAETDADVAQAAPFSQHSDGVRVAELRLEGLDLLRLDLATPADSPAPPAFGESAAEPEGRKPPQVPSGAERRVEAASEQSRAPIHEASIFPVKLVADRKSAFYDPYPGLDGVWGIAGPEFCCRNASLWSSTLHALNVTSYAFDLNFPASNTTFSSSAAQAVPRRGGERGGMSWGSSPARSAPPASVPLSFLHLGVLEEDRTEVGGSAPGADAGGKLKGFATYDEAGRWTGPAWTAEERGEAKTDGENETEKTESAGEREGREEGLRGVAGQGETFERKREAPEQRDEKGGEASGNKKLDKRIGGEDIIWGQRIQTGNVWADSVAHFVSYDWQLCGHSLMDNSHMKDWMVTVDLSSECLVVPRPLWLSMRAWMRPALNETSPLCTLDDDFSSFVPAHALAASVAAEGSVFRRMCPLRGGRAHPKESREAAARPPLPVLSFSLRDTTGVVFDRGDSPQVQTETPAPRVELPLEQLAVSSPEAGPGEALCVVPQPHSLLSREGRTVRLGTRAVAAFHFIVDQKGWRVGLLPKTLPLPSSNEACAAQAACRGEQTYVSSTNECVDPLCSERLLFSLNDETKICELSPTVVPAAVTVVLLLLGLETAVVCFQWANVLKARTLT; encoded by the exons ATGTGTGTCCATACGCTTTCTCTGCCAAGAGGTGCTCTGAAGAAGAACCTCGGAGT TTCAGCAGAGGCGATACCGCAGGAAAGCCTGGGAGCCGCGCCTCCAGGCCaggctgccttcgcctcccacACTCGAGGCAGCGAACATggagcgtcttcgcctgttCAACGggtgccttctcgccgtcctccttccttttccccacCTTCCCCGGCCTCCGCTGTTTCTCAAgagcctcgtctctctgagtcgtccgctgtctctgctgattctgtcccttcgtctctgccttctcgctcttcgtccacgctgtctccggcgccttcttcttccggcgtGTGGGCTTCGCTCCAGTCCTCTCATCGAATCCCCGTCCAGATGGTGGgagcgcgcgccgccgtcaAGTCGATCTCAGTCGGCAACCAgactctccttctcgctttaGACACGCAGACAGAAGGGGtgcgcctctttctgtccaATTCCACTGCGTGCACGCAGCCCCCCAGTCTCCCGCGCTCGGCCTCAAGCAGCCCACTGGGTGCCAAGGCGAGCGACCGAAAGCTGCTGTCCGAGTCGACAAAGCGGGTCGAGTCctccgcggcggcgcctgccgGGAGAGCCCGAGAGCGGGACGGAGAGGCTGCCGCCCACGCGACACGGGGCCCGGAAGGAGACTTTGTAAAGATCCTCTTCAAAACACTGCCATTTCTGCGGAGCcgagggaagacgcggaactCCCGAGTCAAGGGCGgacagaaacgcgagtgcTACGATCCCCGACGCTCCGGCCTCGCAGCCTGGTGCCTCAACCGCCGACAGGCCTGCAACTTTCTAAGCGACGCCCCTTTCCAGTGCCGCGCGGAGACTGACGCCGACGTAGCGCAAGCAGCCCC cttctctcAGCACTCGGACGGCGTGCGCGTCGCCGAGCTGCGTCTCGAAGGCCTCGAcctgcttcgcctcgacCTCGCCACGCCCGCAGATTCGCCCGCTCCGCCGGCGTTTGGGGAGTCAGCGGCCGAGCCCGAAGGCAGGAAACCGCCGCAAGTTCCGAGCGGCGCGGAGCGGAGAGTGGAAGCTGCGTCGGAGCAGAGTCGCGCGCCCATCCACGAGGCGAGCATCTTTCCAGTCAAGCTCGTGGCTGACAGGAAGTCTGCGTTTTACGATCCCTACCCTGGGCTCGACGGCGTGTGGGGCATTGCAG gccCCGAGTTTTGTTGCCGCAATGCGTCGCTCTGGAGTTCAACGCTTCACGCCCTCAATGTGACGTCGTATGCTTTCGACCTGAACTTTCCTGCTTCCAACACcaccttttcctcgtcggccGCACAGGCCGTTCCGCGGAGGGGCGGGGAACGCGGCGGCATGTCTTGGGGGAGCTCACCTGCGCGCTCGGCTCCCCCGGCctccgtgcctctctcctttctccactTGGGCGTTCTGGAAGAAGACCGAACGGAAGTGGGCGGCTCCGCCCCcggcgcagacgcaggcgggAAGCTCAAAGGCTTCGCGACTTACGACGAAGCGGGAAGGTGGACCGGACCAGCGTGGAcagcagaagagcgaggcgaagcaaagaccgacggcgagaacgaaacagagaaaaccgagagcgccggagagagagaggggagagaggagggactCAGGGGTGTCGCCGGACAGGGGGAGACGTTCgaaaggaagcgcgaggcgccggagcagagagacgagaagggaggtGAAGCGTCAGGGAACAAGAAACTCGACAAGAGAATCGGAGGGGAAGATATCATTTGGGGCCAGCGAATTCAAACGGGCAATGTGTGGGCGGACTCCGTCGCACACTTTGTCTCCTACGACTGGCAGCTCTGCGGGCACAGCCTGATGGACAACTCGCACATGAAGGATTGGATGGTGACCGTCGACCTCAG CTCCGAGTGTCTAGTCGTCCCTCGGCCTCTGTGGCTGAGCATGCGGGCGTGGATGAGGCCCGCACTGAACGAGACGAGTCCGCTGTGTACGCTGGACGACgacttctcttccttcgtgcCTGCACAcgccctcgccgcttcgGTCGCAGCTGAGGGGAGCGTCTTTCGGCGGATGTGCCCGCTTcgaggcgggagagcgcACCCAAAAGAAAGTcgcgaggctgcggcgaggccgccgctcccagttctctccttctcgctgcgcgACACCACCGGCGTCGTCTTCGACCGCGGGGACTCGCCGCAGGtgcaaacggagacacctgccCCCCGCGTGGAGCTGCCGCTCGAACAGCTGGCCGTGTCGAGTCCCGAGGCGGGACCCGGCGAGGCTCTGTGCGTCGTTCCGCAGCCCCACAGTCTCCTGTCTAGAGAGGGACGAACGGTGCGCCTCGGCACGCGAG CCGTCGCCGCGTTCCACTTCATTGTGGACCAGAAGGGTTGGCGTGTGGGGCTCCTCCCTAAAACGCttccgctgccttcctccAACGAAGCGTGCGCAGCCCAGGCGGCGTGCAG GGGGGAACAGACGTATGTTTCGTCGACGAACGAGTGCGTGGACCCTCTATGCAGCGAGAGGCTGCTTTTTTCTTTGAACGACGAAACCAa AATCTGCGAACTCTCCCCCACAGTCGTCCCTGCGGCCGTTACAGTTGTGCTGCTCCTCCTCGGGCTCGAGACGGCTGTTGTCTGCTTTCAGTGGGCGAATGTGTTGAAGGCGCGAACACTCACGTGA